In Pelmatolapia mariae isolate MD_Pm_ZW linkage group LG8, Pm_UMD_F_2, whole genome shotgun sequence, one genomic interval encodes:
- the LOC134632825 gene encoding transcription factor Sox-9-A-like yields MNLLDPYLKMTEEQDKCLSDAPSPSMSEDSAGSPCPSGSGSDTENTRPSENGLLRADGSLGDFKKDEEDKFPACIREAVSQVLKGYDWTLVPMPVRVNGSTKNKPHVKRPMNAFMVWAQAARRKLADQYPHLHNAELSKTLGKLWRLLNEGEKRPFVEEAERLRVQHKKDHPDYKYQPRRRKSVKNGQSEGEDGSEQTHISPNAIFKALQQADSPASSMGEVHSPGEHSGSQGPPTPPTTPKTDVSSGKVDLKREVGLRSLPDGPGGRQLNIDFRDVDIGELSSDVISHIETFDVNEFDQYLPPNGHPGSTNAAPVSYTGSYSISSGGAPVSPQSGGTWMAKSPNQQGQQQQQHTLTTLGSSGASDGAQTQHRTQIKTEQLSPSHYSEQQGSPQHVSTYSPFNLQHYSPSSSYPAISRAQQQQYDYPDHQGGGTTTASSYYSHAGAGQSSGLYSTFSYMSSPSQRPMYTPIADNTGVPSIPQNSPQHWDSAPVYTQLTRP; encoded by the exons ATGAATCTCCTCGACCCCTACCTGAAGATGACGGAGGAACAAGACAAGTGTCTCTCTGACGCCCCGAGCCCGAGCATGTCCGAGGACTCTGCGGGCTCCCCGTGTCCGTCCGGCTCGGGCTCCGACACCGAGAACACCCGGCCGTCGGAGAACGGGCTGCTCAGAGCGGACGGATCTCTGGGCGACTTCAAGAAGGACGAGGAAGACAAGTTTCCCGCTTGCATCCGCGAAGCCGTGTCCCAGGTGCTCAAGGGTTACGACTGGACCCTCGTGCCCATGCCGGTGCGCGTTAACGGATCTACCAAGAATAAGCCCCACGTTAAGAGACCAATGAACGCGTTCATGGTGTGGGCTCAGGCTGCTCGGAGGAAGCTGGCGGATCAGTACCCGCACCTTCACAACGCGGAGCTCAGCAAGACACTCGGAAAACTCTGGAG ACTTCTCAATGAAGGAGAGAAGCGGCCGTTCGTGGAGGAAGCTGAGCGTCTCCGGGTGCAGCACAAGAAGGATCACCCGGACTACAAATACCAGCCCCGAAGGAGGAAGTCTGTAAAGAACGGGCAGAGCGAGGGCGAGGACGGCAGCGAGCAGACGCACATTTCCCCAAACGCCATCTTCAAAGCTCTCCAGCAGGCAGACTCCCCTGCATCCAGCATGGGAGAGGTGCATTCTCCTGGAGAGCACTCAG GCTCCCAGGGTCCCCCTACCCCTCCCACTACCCCAAAGACTGATGTCAGCTCAGGCAAGGTTGATCTAAAACGCGAAGTAGGCCTCCGCTCCCTGCCTGATGGTCCTGGTGGGCGACAGCTCAACATTGACTTCCGTGACGTGGACATCGGCGAGCTGAGCAGCGATGTCATCTCCCATATTGAGACCTTCGATGTCAACGAATTTGACCAGTACCTCCCTCCCAACGGCCACCCGGGCTCCACCAACGCAGCGCCAGTAAGTTACACCGGCAGCTACAGCATCAGCAGCGGCGGCGCTCCAGTCAGCCCCCAGTCAGGAGGCACCTGGATGGCTAAAAGCCCGAACCAGCAgggacaacagcagcagcagcacacccTGACCACCCTGGGGAGCAGTGGGGCTTCAGATGGCGCTCAGACCCAGCACAGGACCCAGATCAAGACAGAGCAGCTGAGCCCGAGCCACTACAGCGAGCAGCAGGGCTCCCCACAGCACGTCAGCACCTACAGCCCCTTCAACCTGCAGCACTACAGCCCCTCCTCTTCCTACCCGGCCATCTCCAGggcacaacagcagcagtacGACTACCCCGACCACCAGGGGGGAGGCACTACAACTGCCTCCTCCTACTACAGCCACGCGGGGGCGGGGCAGAGCTCGGGGCTGTACTCAACTTTCAGCTACATGAGCAGCCCAAGCCAGAGGCCCATGTACACGCCCATAGCCGACAACACAGGGGTGCCCTCCATCCCGCAGAACAGCCCGCAGCACTGGGATTCAGCGCCGGTTTACACCCAGCTCACCAGACCCTGA